The Pseudomonas sp. B21-023 genomic interval CCCGGGTGCCAGGCGTAAGGCCCGGCAGCCGGGTCCATGGGCATGTGCAGGATCACCGTGCGTCCGGCCTTGTGGGCCTGGCGGGCGAAGTCGGTGGCATGCGGGGTGTCGGGCATGATCGCCATGGTCACAGGGCCGGGCAGGGCGAGCGTGCGGCTGTCGCGCTCGCTGCTTTGGCCGAGGTCGTCGATGATGATGCTCATGTAGGCCTTGCCGGCGGGCGCCGCGTGCGCGACGACGGCCAGCAGGCAGAACAGCAGGGACAGCAGATAACGCATGGGGGGCTTCAGTCACCCTTGGTGATGTTCAGGCCTTTGAGCAGGCTGAGTGCCTGGCTGAGCTGGAAGTCGTTGTCCTGCGGGCGATCCTTGCGCTTGGCGCTGCCGGTCGGTCGGTCGGCGCCGCCGTTGCCGTTGCCCAGGTGGCCTTGCAGGTCGGCTTCCTTGAAGTTGTCGTTGTCGGCTTCGGCGGTGAGCTTGGCTGGGCGCACTTCGATGTCCGGGACGATGCCCTGGGCCTGGATCGACCGGCCATTGGGGGTGAAGTACAGCGCGGTGGTGAGTTTCAGCGCTCGGTCGTTGGCCAATGGCAGCACGGTCTGTACCGAGCCCTTGCCGAAGCTGTCGGTGCCCATCAGCACGGCACGCTTCTGGTCCTGCAGGGCGCCGGCGACGATCTCCGAGGCCGAGGCGCTGCCGCCGTTGATCAACACCACCAGTGGCACGCCTTCGCTGGCATCGGCCGGGTCGGCGGAGTAGCGCAGCTCGGAGTTGGCGATGCGGCCCTTGGTGTAGACGATCAGGCCTTTGGTGAGGAAGTGGTCGGCCACTTCGACCGCCGACTGCAGCACGCCGCCGGGGTTGTTGCGCAGGTCGAGAACCACGCCGCGCAGCTTCTTGCCGTTGTCCTTGCGCAGCTTGGCCAGGGCCTTGCCCACCTCGTCGCCGGTCTTGACCTGGAACTGGGTGATGCGGATGTAGCCGTAGTCGTTCTCCAGCAGCTGGCTCTTGACGCTCTTGACCTGGATCACCGCGCGGGCCAGCGTCACGTCGAACGGCGTGCCGCCGTCGCGCACCAGTGTGAGGGTGATTTTCTCGCCAATCTTGCCGCGCATCTTGTCCACGGCCTCGGTCATGGTCTGACCGCGGGTTGGCGCGCCATTGATCTTGACGATCAGGTCACCGGCCTCGATGCCGGCGCGGGAGGCCGGGGTGTCGTCGATGGGGGAGACCACCTTGACGAAGCCGTCCTCCATGCCGACCTCTATCCCCAGGCCGCCAAACTCGCCGCTGGTGCTTTCCTGCAGCTCCTGGAAGTCTTCGGGGCCAAGGTAGGCCGAGTGCGGGTCGAGGTTGCTGAGCATGCCTTTGATGGCGTTTTCCAGCAGGGTCTTGTCGTCGACCGGTTCAACATAGGCCGCCTTAATGCGGTCCATGACCTCTGCGAAGGTGCGCAGCTCCTCCAGCGGCAGCGGCGCCTTGGCGGTCACCTCGGTGGCCGGCACCGCGGCCTGCCTGGCCACTGGCTTGGCCGGTTCGGCGGCAATGGCCAAGGGCGCGCCGATGACCAGGGCGATGGTCAGGGCCAGCTGGGTGAGGCGAGGCGAGTGCAGCATGTCGAACGAACTCCTGATCCTGTTGGTGCTCCTGCTGGGAGCATCGGCGCCGCCGTTTCGTGGGCGGCGCCGTAAAAGTAGCATTATCTAGCCTCGGCACCATTGCGCGGGGTCGGTGGGCTGGCCCTGCTGGCGAATCGCGAAGTACAGGCCGGCGCTGTCCTGGCCGCCACTGTCGCCGACAGTGGAGATGGCTTCGCCGGCCTTGACGATGTCGCCGGCGTTCTTGAGCAGGCTCTGGTTGTGGCCGTACAAGCTCAGGTAGCCATTGCCATGGTCGAGAATGACCAGAAGTCCAGCACCGCGCAACCAGTCGGCGAACACCACCCGCCCGCCGTGCACGGCGCGCACCTGGGTCCCGGCACTGGCGCTTATCATTACCCCGTCCCACTTGGCCCGCGCGTCACCGCCGCGGGTATCACCGAAGCGTGCCAGCAATCGACCGTTGACCGGCCATGGAAGTTTTCCCCGAGCGGAAGAAAATGCGCCGCCGTAGCTGGCTGTGTCGCTGGACACCACCGGGCCAAGGGTCGTCCGGGCCTTCTTCGGGATTTCCTCGGGTTCCCGGCTGCGGGCCTCGGCGGCCAAGGCCTGCGCCTTCCGGCGCTGCTCTTCTTCCTGCTTGGCCAGCAGGGCGCGTTGGCGGGCCTCCTCGGCCTCGCGCGCCTGGCGGGCGAGGGTTTCCTCGATGGTCTTGAGCACCTTGCCCAGGTCGGCCTGGTCCTGCTCGCGGCTCTGCAGTTTCTGGTCGCGCTCCTTCATGTCGCTGCTGAGCTTGGCCAGCACCTGCTGGCGCTTGTCGCGTTCGGCGACGAGGGCCTGGCGCTGAGTGTCGAGCTCGGCACGTTGTGCCAGCAACTGTTGCTGGTGGCCGGCGATGTCCTGCTCGACGTTGGCCAACTGGCGCAAGGTCTCGTTGAAGGTGCGCAACTGGTCCATGCGCGCTTTGCTGAGATAGTCGTAATAGGTGAGGGTACGGGCGAATTTCTCGGGATTCTGCTGGTTCAGCAGCAGCTTGAGGTATTCCTCGCGACCATTGTTCTGGTACGCGGAACGGGCCTGGATGGCAATCAGGCGTTGCTGTTCAACGCGGGCGCTCTGGAGTTTTTTTTTCTCGTGGTCAAGGCGCTCCAGCTCGCCCTCGGTCTTTTTTAGTTCTTGCTGCAGTGCCTCCACCTGTTTTTCGAGGTTGCCGATATCGGTCTCGGTGGCCTTGAGGTCTTTCTGCACGCCGGACTTTTCCTCCT includes:
- a CDS encoding S41 family peptidase, with product MLHSPRLTQLALTIALVIGAPLAIAAEPAKPVARQAAVPATEVTAKAPLPLEELRTFAEVMDRIKAAYVEPVDDKTLLENAIKGMLSNLDPHSAYLGPEDFQELQESTSGEFGGLGIEVGMEDGFVKVVSPIDDTPASRAGIEAGDLIVKINGAPTRGQTMTEAVDKMRGKIGEKITLTLVRDGGTPFDVTLARAVIQVKSVKSQLLENDYGYIRITQFQVKTGDEVGKALAKLRKDNGKKLRGVVLDLRNNPGGVLQSAVEVADHFLTKGLIVYTKGRIANSELRYSADPADASEGVPLVVLINGGSASASEIVAGALQDQKRAVLMGTDSFGKGSVQTVLPLANDRALKLTTALYFTPNGRSIQAQGIVPDIEVRPAKLTAEADNDNFKEADLQGHLGNGNGGADRPTGSAKRKDRPQDNDFQLSQALSLLKGLNITKGD
- a CDS encoding murein hydrolase activator EnvC, with product MLRALFLLALSCLLAPAFAADERAQTQQQLDATRQDIAELKKMLGKLQEEKSGVQKDLKATETDIGNLEKQVEALQQELKKTEGELERLDHEKKKLQSARVEQQRLIAIQARSAYQNNGREEYLKLLLNQQNPEKFARTLTYYDYLSKARMDQLRTFNETLRQLANVEQDIAGHQQQLLAQRAELDTQRQALVAERDKRQQVLAKLSSDMKERDQKLQSREQDQADLGKVLKTIEETLARQAREAEEARQRALLAKQEEEQRRKAQALAAEARSREPEEIPKKARTTLGPVVSSDTASYGGAFSSARGKLPWPVNGRLLARFGDTRGGDARAKWDGVMISASAGTQVRAVHGGRVVFADWLRGAGLLVILDHGNGYLSLYGHNQSLLKNAGDIVKAGEAISTVGDSGGQDSAGLYFAIRQQGQPTDPAQWCRG